The Xanthobacter flavus genome includes a window with the following:
- a CDS encoding flagellar basal body L-ring protein FlgH — MTLIPLIPLIARAALAALAGLALSGCKSTYDNLATGPSLTPVGYGLDTAKREPLPMTFQQPEKKTFRSTWDLNRSSSMYRDLRAAKVGDVIRVAIAIDDKAQFDNATDRSRESKSNLGFDAALTLSGFGKGANAGAGSGNLDINGDTKTKGKGNIDRSEKLRLSVAVVVTEILPDGNFVIRGSQEILVNYEVRELTIAGIVNPLDVSSTNIIPYDKIAEARISYGGRGRLTDVQQPAWGQRLYDVVTPW, encoded by the coding sequence ATGACCCTCATCCCCCTCATCCCCCTCATCGCCCGCGCCGCCCTCGCGGCCCTCGCCGGCCTCGCCCTTTCCGGCTGCAAGAGCACCTACGACAACCTCGCCACCGGGCCGTCGCTGACCCCCGTCGGCTACGGGCTCGACACCGCCAAGCGCGAACCGCTGCCCATGACCTTCCAGCAGCCAGAGAAGAAGACCTTCCGCTCCACCTGGGACCTCAACCGCTCGTCGAGCATGTATCGCGACCTGCGCGCCGCCAAGGTGGGCGACGTGATCCGCGTGGCCATCGCCATCGACGACAAGGCCCAGTTCGACAACGCCACCGATCGCTCGCGGGAATCGAAGAGCAACCTCGGCTTCGACGCGGCGCTCACCCTCTCCGGCTTCGGCAAGGGCGCGAACGCGGGCGCGGGCTCCGGCAATCTCGACATCAACGGCGACACCAAGACCAAGGGCAAGGGCAACATCGACCGCTCCGAGAAGCTGCGCCTCTCGGTCGCCGTGGTGGTGACGGAGATCCTGCCGGACGGCAATTTCGTCATCCGCGGCTCGCAGGAGATCCTCGTCAATTACGAGGTGCGCGAGCTGACCATCGCCGGCATCGTCAACCCGCTGGACGTGTCTTCGACCAACATCATCCCCTACGACAAGATCGCCGAGGCACGCATCTCCTATGGCGGACGCGGCCGGCTCACGGATGTGCAGCAGCCCGCCTGGGGCCAGCGCCTCTATGACGTCGTGACGCCCTGGTGA
- a CDS encoding flagellar basal body-associated FliL family protein: MATAAPAKALAPNGAPEKKPGLLVPLLIVTLLALAAGAGLGLQLAGTVEQAVTKKVAAEPEKKPAPPLRHSGDLVLKDLKPVVVNLSAPSSTFIRIETAIVFKNGALTNPDVTAAELREDIMAYMRTLALSQLEGPSALQHLREDLNERARARSDGKVDELIVSTLVVQ; the protein is encoded by the coding sequence ATGGCGACCGCAGCCCCCGCCAAAGCCCTCGCCCCGAACGGAGCGCCCGAGAAGAAGCCCGGGCTCCTCGTGCCCCTCCTCATCGTCACGCTGCTGGCGCTCGCCGCCGGCGCGGGGCTCGGGCTCCAGCTCGCCGGCACGGTGGAGCAGGCGGTGACGAAGAAGGTCGCCGCCGAGCCGGAGAAGAAGCCGGCCCCGCCATTGCGGCATTCCGGCGACCTGGTGCTGAAGGACCTGAAGCCGGTGGTGGTGAACCTTTCCGCGCCCTCCTCCACCTTCATCCGCATCGAGACGGCCATCGTGTTCAAGAACGGAGCGCTGACGAACCCGGACGTGACGGCCGCCGAATTGCGCGAGGACATCATGGCCTACATGCGCACCCTGGCGCTGAGCCAGCTCGAAGGCCCGAGCGCGCTCCAGCACCTGCGCGAGGACCTCAACGAGCGCGCCCGCGCCCGATCCGACGGCAAGGTGGACGAACTGATCGTCTCGACGCTGGTGGTGCAGTGA
- the fliP gene encoding flagellar type III secretion system pore protein FliP (The bacterial flagellar biogenesis protein FliP forms a type III secretion system (T3SS)-type pore required for flagellar assembly.) has translation MRLAALISALVAALLLSAAPALAQAAAQMPSLEQLLPEGGGSTAGRLIQMVALLTVLSVAPGLLIMVTSFTRFVIAFSFLRSGLGLPSTPANLVLVSLSLFMTFYVMGPTFDRAWQDGVKPLTENRISEEEALQRIADPFRDFMLTHVRGKDLKLFADIASRDKPAEEATSPAPAPEKAGEEKVPLRVLIPAFMISELRRGFEIGFLIVLPFLIIDMIVATLVMSMGMMMMPPAVISLPFKILFFILIDGWNLLVGGLIRSFF, from the coding sequence GTGCGCCTTGCGGCGCTGATATCCGCGCTCGTCGCCGCCTTGCTCCTCTCCGCCGCGCCGGCCTTGGCGCAGGCTGCCGCGCAGATGCCTTCCCTGGAGCAGCTTCTGCCCGAGGGCGGCGGCAGCACGGCGGGGCGCCTCATCCAGATGGTGGCCCTGCTCACGGTGCTGTCGGTGGCGCCCGGGCTGCTCATCATGGTCACCAGCTTCACCCGCTTCGTGATCGCCTTCTCCTTCCTGCGCTCCGGCCTCGGCCTGCCCTCGACGCCGGCCAATCTCGTGCTGGTCTCGCTCTCCCTGTTCATGACCTTTTATGTGATGGGCCCGACCTTCGACCGCGCCTGGCAGGACGGGGTGAAGCCCCTCACCGAGAACCGGATCAGCGAGGAAGAGGCGCTGCAGCGCATCGCCGACCCGTTCCGCGATTTCATGCTCACCCACGTGCGCGGCAAGGATCTGAAGCTGTTCGCCGACATCGCCTCGCGCGACAAGCCGGCCGAGGAGGCGACCTCCCCTGCGCCCGCGCCGGAGAAGGCGGGCGAGGAAAAAGTGCCCCTGCGGGTGCTCATCCCCGCCTTCATGATCTCGGAACTCAGGCGCGGCTTCGAGATCGGTTTTCTCATCGTCCTGCCCTTCCTCATCATCGACATGATCGTGGCGACGCTGGTCATGTCTATGGGCATGATGATGATGCCGCCGGCGGTGATCTCCCTGCCGTTCAAGATCCTCTTCTTCATCCTCATCGACGGCTGGAACCTGCTCGTCGGCGGGCTGATCCGCTCCTTCTTCTGA
- a CDS encoding lytic transglycosylase domain-containing protein gives MARAAAKYQIPLQILYAVALTESGTGKGLQPLMLHIEGKDHIPATLPEALTLFRAANERGVKLIDIGCMQVNWYWHRHEFNSLEEIFDPRLNVEQGARFLQVLRKRHGNWTMAAARYNAGPKNTVAQHRYVCRVMKNLVKAGVGQWTATAEAFCAAPPEPPQQARVE, from the coding sequence CTGGCCCGCGCGGCGGCGAAATACCAGATCCCGCTCCAGATCCTCTATGCCGTCGCGCTGACCGAAAGCGGCACGGGCAAGGGCCTCCAGCCGCTGATGCTGCACATCGAGGGCAAGGACCATATCCCCGCGACGCTGCCCGAGGCGCTGACGCTGTTCCGCGCCGCCAATGAGCGCGGGGTGAAGCTGATCGACATCGGCTGCATGCAGGTGAACTGGTACTGGCACCGGCACGAGTTCAATTCGCTGGAGGAGATCTTCGATCCGCGCCTCAACGTGGAGCAGGGGGCGCGCTTCCTGCAGGTCCTGCGCAAGCGGCATGGCAACTGGACCATGGCGGCCGCGCGCTACAATGCCGGCCCGAAGAACACCGTGGCGCAGCACCGCTATGTGTGCCGGGTGATGAAGAATCTGGTGAAGGCCGGAGTGGGGCAATGGACTGCCACAGCCGAGGCCTTCTGTGCCGCGCCGCCGGAGCCGCCGCAGCAGGCCCGCGTGGAGTGA
- a CDS encoding flagellar hook-length control protein FliK: MRTADIAPAAVARPPDLAGRAALPDGQPFDDLLSGMGEAPAAPVPETAAGVPPADASPCPPPASLDRLLARCARSDPEREAIETPPAPGRAPGLLRPEAEPVDTADAAPAPLPDAPAPDTPDRPQPPPLLALLSAPLAGPRDVSAEVAPQPRASPPPVPLAVPAVPAETAAEAPAPMRVAVLRQETHFAPVRPFTPEPPPALAEAAREAPGGRDIEANPPSREGRIPVRPLPLGAAADDGAPNDQPEPRRADARQSPGTARAAAAPAVLDDRPPAPVRPAEATPALPFASLAQIGRAIAAEVAQMDTAPAAAGTGAPPASEDAPVPTGPVRVLDIALSPDSLGRVVVHMRLTPHGLTVRLKADDPATAALLAGDRAHLSALLGSAGLPDVDLEVGGAGLPVIDAPLRAPAAMEGPPPQDTADHPDGGSRGGADPGRQGRGGRNDRTYPDDDAAPSFADEPRFGAG; this comes from the coding sequence ATGAGGACCGCCGACATCGCCCCCGCCGCTGTGGCGCGCCCACCGGACCTCGCCGGCCGCGCGGCACTGCCGGATGGCCAGCCCTTTGACGACCTGCTCAGCGGGATGGGCGAAGCCCCGGCAGCGCCTGTTCCCGAGACCGCGGCGGGGGTGCCGCCCGCCGACGCTTCGCCTTGCCCGCCGCCTGCAAGCCTCGACCGGCTGCTCGCCCGCTGCGCCCGCTCCGACCCGGAGCGCGAGGCGATCGAGACCCCTCCCGCCCCGGGCCGCGCGCCGGGCCTCCTGCGGCCGGAGGCGGAGCCCGTCGACACCGCCGATGCCGCGCCCGCTCCGCTGCCGGACGCACCCGCTCCGGACACGCCTGACCGCCCCCAGCCGCCGCCGCTCCTCGCCCTGCTATCCGCGCCGCTCGCGGGACCGCGGGACGTGTCGGCGGAGGTGGCCCCCCAGCCCCGCGCGAGCCCCCCGCCTGTCCCCCTCGCGGTGCCGGCCGTGCCGGCGGAGACCGCGGCGGAAGCGCCGGCGCCCATGCGGGTCGCCGTGCTGCGACAGGAAACCCATTTCGCGCCGGTGCGGCCGTTCACGCCGGAGCCCCCGCCAGCCCTGGCGGAAGCCGCGCGAGAGGCGCCTGGCGGGCGCGATATCGAGGCGAACCCGCCGAGCCGTGAGGGCCGCATCCCCGTCCGGCCGCTCCCCCTTGGCGCGGCGGCCGATGATGGCGCGCCGAACGATCAGCCAGAACCCCGCCGCGCCGACGCCCGGCAGAGCCCCGGGACGGCGCGCGCCGCCGCCGCGCCCGCGGTCCTGGACGACCGGCCACCTGCGCCCGTCCGGCCGGCGGAGGCAACGCCCGCGCTGCCGTTCGCCAGCCTCGCCCAGATCGGCCGCGCCATCGCGGCGGAAGTCGCGCAGATGGATACGGCGCCCGCCGCTGCCGGGACGGGCGCGCCGCCCGCAAGCGAGGACGCCCCCGTGCCCACCGGCCCCGTGCGCGTGCTCGATATCGCGCTGTCGCCGGACAGCCTCGGCCGGGTGGTGGTGCATATGCGCCTCACGCCCCACGGCCTCACCGTGCGCCTCAAGGCGGACGACCCCGCAACCGCCGCCCTTCTGGCGGGCGACAGGGCGCACCTCTCCGCGCTGCTCGGATCAGCCGGCCTGCCGGACGTGGATCTGGAGGTCGGCGGCGCCGGCCTGCCCGTGATCGACGCGCCGCTGCGCGCCCCCGCCGCCATGGAGGGTCCGCCCCCGCAGGACACGGCGGACCATCCGGATGGCGGCAGCCGGGGCGGCGCCGATCCCGGCCGTCAGGGCCGCGGCGGCCGAAACGACAGGACTTATCCCGATGACGACGCTGCGCCTTCTTTTGCTGACGAGCCTCGCTTTGGCGCCGGGTGA
- a CDS encoding chemotaxis protein MotC, which yields MAAPSADAAAAPPRDAQSAPAAAPARPSEPASAHADAAAPHSAPAAAAAPTGRTDIYPVTLVRRLQRLQDLIAAGSTAGIAQQRAMITEMDVAFGEADPSVWQDPANARALVMYFLGGGNPAVLRDIINREPRPNIDEKLLTGSLLYLEGREEPALRQLGEIDARKLPNGIGGQIALAQAALTVRTDPAKASRLLEVARLLMPGTLVDEAALRRAVLVAAQAGDLDQFERLSGQYFSRFRHSAYAGNFRQRFAAALSRMNVLATPDGLLRLDALLAPLDEEARREVFLLVSRAAIVEGKTALATASAERAMVLAPVASRDAERARVYLSAAQAATPDRYKAAEEALKAIDRARLDPSDQALLEAARRTAELIRRADEAPPAAPAPAAAPAAPAVVASAQPSRAAQEGEKPSTAISKAQAKLGEIDAMLKEAPR from the coding sequence ATGGCCGCTCCGTCCGCTGATGCCGCGGCTGCTCCGCCCCGCGACGCCCAATCCGCTCCGGCTGCCGCCCCGGCGCGCCCGTCCGAGCCTGCTTCCGCCCATGCGGACGCCGCCGCCCCCCACAGCGCACCGGCCGCGGCCGCGGCGCCGACCGGACGCACGGACATCTATCCCGTCACGTTGGTACGTCGGCTCCAGCGCTTGCAGGACCTCATCGCCGCCGGCTCCACCGCCGGCATCGCCCAGCAGCGGGCCATGATCACCGAGATGGACGTGGCGTTCGGCGAGGCCGACCCCTCCGTCTGGCAGGACCCCGCCAATGCGCGGGCGCTGGTGATGTATTTCCTCGGCGGCGGCAATCCCGCCGTGCTGCGCGATATCATCAACCGCGAGCCCAGGCCGAACATCGACGAGAAGCTGCTCACCGGCAGCCTGCTCTATCTCGAAGGCCGCGAGGAGCCGGCGCTGCGCCAGCTCGGCGAGATCGACGCCCGCAAGCTGCCCAACGGCATCGGCGGGCAGATCGCGCTGGCCCAGGCCGCGCTCACCGTACGCACCGATCCGGCCAAGGCGTCGCGCCTGCTGGAGGTGGCGCGGCTGCTCATGCCCGGCACGCTGGTGGACGAGGCGGCCCTGCGCCGCGCTGTTCTGGTCGCCGCGCAGGCCGGCGACCTCGACCAGTTCGAGCGGCTGTCCGGCCAGTACTTCAGCCGCTTCCGGCACTCCGCCTATGCCGGCAATTTCCGCCAGCGCTTCGCCGCCGCCTTGAGCCGCATGAACGTGCTGGCGACGCCGGACGGCCTGTTGCGCCTCGACGCCCTGCTCGCGCCGCTCGACGAGGAGGCCCGCCGCGAGGTGTTCCTGCTGGTGTCGCGCGCCGCCATCGTGGAGGGCAAGACCGCGCTCGCCACCGCCAGCGCGGAGCGTGCCATGGTCCTCGCCCCGGTGGCGAGCCGCGATGCCGAGCGCGCCCGCGTCTATCTGAGCGCGGCGCAGGCGGCGACTCCGGACCGCTACAAGGCGGCGGAAGAGGCGCTGAAGGCCATTGACCGCGCCCGCCTCGATCCCTCCGACCAGGCCCTGCTCGAGGCCGCGCGCCGCACCGCCGAGCTGATCCGCCGCGCCGACGAGGCCCCGCCCGCTGCGCCCGCGCCCGCAGCAGCCCCCGCTGCTCCGGCGGTGGTCGCCAGCGCGCAGCCGTCGCGCGCGGCACAGGAGGGGGAGAAGCCCTCGACGGCCATCAGCAAGGCGCAGGCGAAGCTCGGCGAGATCGACGCCATGCTGAAGGAGGCTCCGCGATGA
- a CDS encoding flagellar motor protein MotB yields MSGKEGHQEPHGEIIIVKRHDDEEHEHHSSAWKVAHADFMTAMMAFFLIMWLINVTDKDTRKAIANYFNPVDLASSITDVRGLNDPEDTKAKGTSSDGDKQSSLKNTTGPETGAGDDRQQGDKERAAFRDPYAVLNKLAGDADARAGGTPDAAAGDTGSPGTGAGDVNRDPFDPTYWQMSSGRQARNPQAKPSKVDQPTGRPDATTAAAKPGEAQDKAAAQAAAQAATKAARDLEGELKQVVAATVGTAGAAPRVDVRATKEGLVVDLTDDLDFSMFPVGSAVPDARFVRAMGEIAKKLGARPGEIVIRGHTDARPFRSDTYDNWRLSSARAQMALYMMVRGGLEEKRVTAIEGLADRNLKNTADPNAPQNRRIEILLKAPS; encoded by the coding sequence ATGTCCGGCAAGGAAGGCCACCAGGAGCCTCACGGCGAGATCATCATCGTCAAGCGCCACGACGACGAGGAGCACGAGCACCATTCGAGCGCCTGGAAGGTGGCGCACGCCGACTTCATGACGGCGATGATGGCCTTCTTCCTCATCATGTGGCTCATCAACGTTACCGACAAGGATACGCGGAAAGCCATCGCCAATTACTTCAATCCGGTGGATCTCGCCTCCAGCATCACTGACGTGCGCGGGCTGAACGATCCCGAGGATACGAAGGCCAAGGGCACCTCTTCCGATGGCGACAAGCAGTCGAGCCTGAAGAACACCACGGGGCCGGAGACCGGCGCCGGCGACGACCGCCAGCAGGGCGACAAGGAGCGCGCCGCCTTCCGCGATCCCTATGCGGTGCTGAACAAGCTCGCGGGCGATGCCGATGCGCGGGCCGGGGGCACGCCCGACGCCGCCGCCGGGGATACCGGCTCGCCGGGTACCGGGGCGGGCGACGTGAACCGCGATCCGTTCGATCCCACCTATTGGCAGATGTCCAGCGGCCGGCAGGCCCGCAATCCGCAGGCGAAGCCCTCCAAGGTGGACCAGCCCACCGGCCGCCCCGACGCCACCACCGCCGCGGCGAAGCCCGGCGAGGCACAGGACAAGGCGGCCGCGCAGGCCGCGGCTCAAGCCGCCACCAAGGCCGCGCGCGACCTGGAAGGCGAGCTGAAGCAGGTGGTCGCCGCCACCGTGGGCACGGCCGGTGCCGCCCCGCGTGTGGATGTGCGCGCGACGAAGGAAGGGCTCGTCGTCGATCTCACCGACGATCTCGACTTCTCCATGTTCCCGGTGGGGTCGGCGGTGCCGGATGCCCGCTTCGTGCGGGCCATGGGCGAGATCGCGAAGAAGCTCGGCGCGCGGCCAGGCGAGATCGTCATTCGCGGCCACACCGACGCGCGGCCGTTCCGCTCCGACACCTACGACAATTGGCGGCTCTCCAGCGCGCGGGCGCAGATGGCCCTCTACATGATGGTGCGCGGCGGGCTGGAGGAGAAGCGCGTCACCGCCATCGAGGGCCTCGCCGACCGCAATCTCAAGAACACCGCCGATCCCAACGCGCCGCAGAACCGGCGCATCGAGATCCTGCTGAAGGCGCCCTCATGA
- the fliF gene encoding flagellar basal-body MS-ring/collar protein FliF, with product MIGKEQLEQLWRNLRDLGARRLIALALIGLTAVAAVALGAWYLGQPEREPLYANLTREDVNRIGGALKDAGIAFDVNADGTTVLVSHSDTARARMLLAVKGLPQSGNTGYELFNDVRAFGLTSFMQEVTRVRALEGELARTIQTMKGIKAARVHIVLPERGSFRRDQQGASASVVIRTETAEDASTAQAIRHLVAAAIPGLKMDQVTVLSTEGAVLSSSEDGASAAAGKKAMLQQQVSRETEEKVRRTLAPYLGLGNFEVQVSARLDTDRVTTSETTFDPASKVERSVRVVKELGQSQNKTKQPNTSVQQNIPGQQQQGDGGTDSNENSSRREELTNFEVSTRTVQTVREAFVVRGLSIAVLVNKERLVGAAGGADAIPVEQQLYEVEQIVASASGFDKERGDKLKVAAVSFANGGAGLEPVPPLPWSELLLRQAGTMINAATILIVAGLVIWFGLRPAVRAILARPERDEVEDADAIEAAMLAGGAPLAAVAGPSVVPGDGAAGEEAPGALSLIEDLTSRLNRSPQKRLEQIVEFDEEQAAAILRQWLHQDARA from the coding sequence ATGATCGGCAAGGAACAGTTGGAGCAACTCTGGCGCAATCTGCGCGACCTCGGCGCCCGGCGCCTGATCGCGCTGGCGCTGATCGGCCTCACGGCGGTGGCCGCCGTGGCGCTCGGCGCCTGGTATCTCGGCCAGCCCGAGCGCGAGCCGCTCTACGCCAACCTCACCCGCGAGGACGTGAACCGCATCGGCGGCGCGCTGAAGGACGCGGGCATCGCCTTCGACGTGAATGCGGACGGCACCACCGTCCTCGTCTCCCATTCGGACACCGCCCGCGCCCGCATGCTTCTGGCGGTGAAGGGCCTGCCGCAGAGCGGCAATACCGGCTACGAATTGTTCAACGATGTCCGCGCCTTCGGCCTCACCTCCTTCATGCAGGAGGTGACGCGGGTGCGCGCGCTGGAGGGCGAGCTGGCCCGCACCATCCAGACCATGAAGGGCATCAAGGCGGCGCGCGTCCATATCGTCCTGCCCGAGCGCGGCTCCTTCCGCCGCGACCAGCAGGGCGCCTCCGCCTCCGTCGTCATCCGCACCGAGACGGCGGAGGACGCCTCCACCGCGCAGGCCATCCGCCACCTCGTCGCCGCCGCCATTCCCGGCCTCAAGATGGACCAGGTGACGGTGCTCAGCACCGAGGGGGCGGTGCTCTCCTCCAGCGAGGACGGCGCCAGCGCCGCCGCCGGCAAGAAGGCCATGCTCCAGCAGCAGGTGAGCCGCGAGACCGAGGAGAAGGTGCGCCGCACCCTCGCGCCCTATCTCGGCCTCGGCAATTTCGAGGTGCAGGTCTCCGCCCGCCTGGACACCGATCGCGTCACCACCTCCGAAACCACGTTCGATCCCGCCTCCAAGGTGGAGCGCTCCGTGCGCGTGGTGAAGGAGCTGGGCCAGAGCCAGAACAAGACCAAGCAGCCCAATACGTCCGTCCAGCAGAACATCCCCGGCCAGCAGCAGCAGGGCGACGGCGGCACGGATTCCAACGAGAACTCCTCCCGCCGCGAGGAGCTGACCAATTTCGAGGTCTCCACCCGCACCGTGCAGACCGTGCGCGAGGCCTTCGTGGTGCGCGGCCTGTCCATCGCCGTGCTGGTGAACAAGGAGCGCCTCGTGGGCGCGGCCGGCGGCGCCGATGCCATTCCCGTGGAGCAGCAGCTCTACGAGGTGGAGCAGATCGTCGCCTCCGCCTCCGGCTTCGACAAGGAGCGCGGTGACAAATTGAAGGTCGCGGCCGTCTCCTTCGCCAATGGCGGGGCGGGGCTGGAGCCGGTGCCGCCCTTGCCGTGGTCCGAGCTTCTGCTGCGGCAGGCCGGCACCATGATCAACGCGGCCACCATTCTCATCGTCGCCGGCCTCGTGATCTGGTTCGGCCTCCGGCCCGCCGTGCGCGCCATCCTCGCCCGCCCCGAGCGCGACGAGGTGGAGGACGCGGATGCCATCGAGGCCGCCATGCTGGCGGGCGGCGCGCCGCTCGCCGCCGTCGCCGGCCCGTCCGTGGTGCCGGGCGATGGCGCCGCAGGGGAGGAGGCGCCAGGCGCGCTCAGCCTCATCGAGGATCTCACCAGCCGCCTCAACCGCTCGCCGCAGAAGCGGCTGGAGCAGATCGTCGAGTTCGATGAGGAGCAGGCCGCCGCCATCCTGCGCCAGTGGCTGCATCAGGACGCCCGCGCATGA
- a CDS encoding flagellin has protein sequence MTSLITNNSAMVALQTLRTINANLDTTNAHVSTGKRINSANDGAAYWSIATTLTSDNGALGAVKDAMSLDKNSVDAASSGVNAVVASLAKIKNNLTAALSPNVDRAKLQTEISSYVSEIKTTADNTVMNGSNWLSVDTSASGFNGTKNLLSSFSRTGSTVTVGSTSIDTGSFTVYDASTTGTSTGTSTTLDKAVTAVATAANITGGATVTVDTTAGSLKGFMDTKYVIGGTATAGTEAITDFDVSGLGNTDADLAKIQAYVKIVDATMQQLQNGATTLGTTSTRLDSQQTFAQSLIDLNTSSIGTLVDANMEEESTKLKALQTQQQLAVQSLSIANSSSQNVMTLFR, from the coding sequence ATGACCAGCCTGATCACCAACAACTCCGCCATGGTCGCCCTGCAGACCCTGCGGACGATCAACGCCAACCTCGACACCACCAACGCCCACGTCTCCACCGGCAAGCGGATCAACTCCGCCAATGACGGCGCGGCCTACTGGTCCATCGCCACCACCCTCACCTCGGACAACGGGGCGCTCGGCGCGGTGAAGGATGCCATGAGCCTCGACAAGAACTCGGTGGATGCCGCCTCCAGCGGCGTCAACGCGGTGGTCGCCTCGCTCGCGAAGATCAAGAACAACCTGACGGCCGCCCTCTCGCCGAACGTCGACCGGGCCAAGCTGCAGACGGAAATCTCGTCCTACGTCAGCGAAATCAAGACCACCGCCGACAACACCGTGATGAACGGCAGCAACTGGCTGTCGGTGGATACCAGCGCCTCGGGCTTCAACGGCACCAAGAACCTGCTGTCGTCCTTCTCGCGGACCGGCTCGACCGTGACGGTGGGCTCCACCTCCATCGACACCGGCTCGTTCACTGTCTACGACGCCTCCACCACCGGCACCTCCACCGGCACGTCCACGACCCTCGACAAGGCCGTCACGGCCGTGGCGACGGCCGCGAACATCACCGGCGGCGCCACCGTGACCGTCGACACGACCGCGGGCAGCCTCAAGGGCTTCATGGACACCAAGTACGTCATCGGCGGCACCGCCACGGCGGGCACGGAAGCCATCACGGACTTCGACGTGTCCGGCCTCGGCAACACCGACGCTGACCTCGCGAAGATCCAGGCCTATGTGAAGATCGTGGACGCTACCATGCAGCAGCTGCAGAACGGCGCCACCACGCTCGGCACCACCTCGACCCGGCTGGACTCGCAGCAGACCTTCGCCCAGAGCCTGATCGACCTCAACACCTCCTCCATCGGCACCCTCGTGGATGCCAACATGGAAGAGGAATCGACCAAGCTGAAGGCCCTGCAGACCCAGCAGCAGCTCGCGGTGCAGTCCCTGTCCATCGCGAACAGCTCTTCGCAGAACGTGATGACCCTGTTCCGCTGA
- a CDS encoding protein phosphatase CheZ — MSAARRPFRIETPCSAGAAVDLLAVDGLDDQLRRIFGEIAGVREEISRFKARDPAVDRERDRNVLWAGIETIQDAIQHTKHEIASLHAEGARGEKLLRATSELEAVVSDTEEATEAILTSAERVDALMVQMHTLLTGDAADLASEIQNETTKIFEACNFQDITGQRIRKVVKLLLFIEERVARMTDIWGGADLVAQGARIIPREGDEALLNGPALADDIGVVSQDDIDSLFA, encoded by the coding sequence ATGTCGGCTGCCCGGCGACCCTTCAGGATTGAGACCCCGTGTTCCGCCGGCGCCGCCGTCGATCTCCTCGCGGTGGATGGCCTTGACGATCAGCTGCGCCGCATCTTCGGCGAGATCGCCGGGGTGCGCGAGGAGATCTCGCGCTTCAAGGCGCGCGATCCGGCGGTGGATCGCGAGCGCGACCGCAATGTGCTGTGGGCCGGCATCGAGACCATCCAGGATGCCATCCAGCACACCAAGCACGAGATCGCGAGCCTGCACGCCGAGGGCGCGCGGGGCGAGAAGCTGTTGCGCGCCACCAGCGAGCTGGAGGCGGTGGTGAGCGACACGGAGGAGGCGACCGAGGCCATCCTCACCTCCGCCGAGCGGGTGGACGCGCTGATGGTCCAGATGCATACGCTGCTCACGGGCGATGCGGCGGACCTTGCCTCCGAGATCCAGAACGAGACCACCAAGATCTTCGAAGCCTGCAATTTCCAGGACATCACCGGCCAGCGCATCCGCAAGGTGGTGAAGCTGCTGCTCTTCATCGAGGAGCGGGTGGCACGCATGACCGACATCTGGGGCGGTGCCGACCTGGTGGCGCAGGGCGCCCGCATCATCCCGCGCGAAGGCGACGAGGCCCTCCTCAACGGCCCGGCGCTCGCCGACGACATCGGCGTGGTCTCGCAGGACGACATCGACAGCCTGTTCGCCTGA
- a CDS encoding response regulator translates to MSVDLGMPVLVVDDYKTMVRIIRNLLKQIGFEDVDEASDGTEALAKLKERSYGLVISDWNMEPMTGYELLKQVRADGALGQIPFIMVTAEAKSENVIAAKKAGVSNYIVKPFNAQTLKGKIDAVFESLGAEAAVD, encoded by the coding sequence ATGTCCGTTGATCTTGGGATGCCCGTCCTTGTGGTCGACGACTACAAGACCATGGTGCGCATCATCCGAAACCTTCTGAAGCAGATCGGCTTCGAGGATGTGGACGAGGCCTCCGATGGCACCGAGGCGCTGGCCAAGCTGAAGGAACGCAGCTACGGCCTCGTCATCTCGGACTGGAACATGGAGCCGATGACCGGCTACGAGCTGTTGAAGCAGGTGCGCGCGGACGGGGCCCTTGGCCAGATCCCGTTCATCATGGTGACGGCGGAAGCCAAGTCCGAGAACGTGATCGCCGCCAAGAAGGCCGGCGTCAGCAATTACATCGTCAAGCCGTTCAACGCACAGACGCTGAAGGGCAAGATCGACGCGGTGTTCGAGAGCCTCGGCGCCGAGGCGGCCGTGGACTGA